The following are encoded together in the Dama dama isolate Ldn47 chromosome 29, ASM3311817v1, whole genome shotgun sequence genome:
- the LOC133048474 gene encoding trafficking protein particle complex subunit 3-like, whose translation MGYNIGVRLIEDFLARSNVGRCHDFRETADVIAKVAFKIYLGITPSITNWSPAGDEFSLILENNPLVDFVELPDNHSSLIYSNLLCGVLRGALEMVQMAVEAKFVQDTLKGDGVTEIRMRFIRRIEDNLPAGEE comes from the coding sequence ATGGGCTATAACATTGGAGTCCGACTGATTGAAGATTTCTTGGCACGGTCAAACGTCGGGAGGTGCCATGACTTTCGGGAAACTGCAGATGTCATCGCCAAGGTGGCATTCAAGATATACTTGGGCATCACTCCAAGCATCACCAATTGGAGCCCAGCTGGTGATGAATTCTCCctcattttggaaaataatccCTTGGTGGACTTCGTGGAACTTCCTGATAACCACTCATCCCTTATTTATTCCAATCTCTTGTGCGGGGTGTTGCGAGGAGCCTTGGAGATGGTCCAGATGGCTGTGGAAGCCAAATTTGTCCAGGACACTCTGAAAGGAGATGGTGTGACAGAAATCCGGATGAGGTTCATCAGGCGGATTGAGGACAACCTCCCAGCTGGAGAGGAATGA